Genomic window (Capsicum annuum cultivar UCD-10X-F1 chromosome 10, UCD10Xv1.1, whole genome shotgun sequence):
GTAGTTGTCGCTGAGTTTGGCATCAAACCAGCTAATAACACAAGAATCTCAAAAGCCCAATACTCCAAGCTGGTCACACAACAATTTGAAAACTATCAGTACCGATAAAGGCACGTAGATCATATAATTCGTACAATCAGACCTCTCTATAACAATCATTCTCTATAGCAACATCTCTCTATAACAACCAAGTTCTCATTGGAACCAATTGTcatgttatgttatattatatatgttcTAGGCATAATGCATAAAACGACACTCAAAATTGACCTCAGTTGGCAAGTAGCACTCCAACTTTGAGTATGCACGTCTAGACACCTCAACTCGTGATCTCCATCGTGTCAGTCGAACActccaacttacaaaatgatcATCTAGACACCTCCAGAATTTATGTGTCACGTCAGTGTtggcagtggcggagccagaattttcattgagggggttcagaagtaaatatacggactagtcaaagggggttcaacatttactatatatacaaaaaagtatttttgaccatgtaaaaatagtacttataattttccgacgaaggaggttcggatgaacccctgaaTTCAATGTGGCTCCGCTACTGAGTATTGGATGTCCACAAGACACAATGGGAACGAGTTGGAGTGTTTAACAACAATATACAACAGCATTTTGCTATAACAACCGAAAGATATCCTGACAAATGACGCTATTGTAGAGAGGTTTGACAGTACTAAGAAAAACTAACAGATATGAAGCTATATATTCTTACCACACCATGCCAGCAGAGGGCAAAGCCAACTTCAAATTTGAAAGAATATGTTGAAGTGGCTCGGATGAGAGACCTTCCGGTCTTATATGACTGAATCTCTTTGAAAAAAGCACGTATAAACTCAACGTAACAAAAATAATCCAGAACGATATTGAAACTGCTAACGGTGCTCCTTTAAAACCAAGATTTGTGTAATGAACCAAAACATAGGCAATGCCTGCATGAACACCTAGAGATGCAACCGAAAAGCAAGCCAGCGGTACAATGATTGACTGTGCCTGAAGAAATCTCACGATGTTTTGCAAGAAAGCATATGCAAACAATCCCGGTATGAGGAACTTCAAGAACACCCCAGCTTCTCTAGCTATTTCAGGTTCTTGATGAAGTAAAATCAGAATTCGATCCGAATACCACCAGATGAAGGAAACCACAATCGAAAAGAAGAATGATATGATGCTTGATGTCTGAAGATGTATTCCCAGCATCCTGAACATTTTCGCGCCATATCCTTGACCACATAATGTCTCGAGTGCACCACTTAGCCCGACCTACATTGTCAATCGACAAGTTCAGAGTTCACTTCTGTTGAAGATATAATTAAGTAAACAACATACAGTATTCTTTCTGTCAACTTAAAGCACTGAAGAATGATCAATTAATCATCCTTCATCGAAAAACTATTGACGTGTATAGAAAATATTATCGCACATTACATTTCATGAGTCTATGTTAGATGTTGAACATTCTTAACAAAATTTTTCATTCTGTTACTGTCATAGAGTAATACATACCATGAAAGAGTAACCAGTAACCATAGCCCATGAATTAGCAAGATTTGATGCAGCGAGCTCGAGCTTCCCCATATGTCCGGCAAACATGACAGCTACGAGGTTGATGAAGTAGAAAGAAGCGTTCACTACGACCATTGGAACAGAGAAAAACACCTGTTTTTTCGTCTCTTTACAGTCGATAATCTTTATACAACACCTGTTGGACAAACTGTCGTTTTGCTCAACAGGTGTTGGAGCAACTACTACTGGTGCTGGTGCTGGTGCTGGGGCTGGGGCTGGGGCTGGGGCTGGGG
Coding sequences:
- the LOC107844844 gene encoding protein DETOXIFICATION 18-like, giving the protein MTITNLNAPSPEENVIPSAPAPAPAPAPAPAPAPAPAPVVVAPTPVEQNDSLSNRCCIKIIDCKETKKQVFFSVPMVVVNASFYFINLVAVMFAGHMGKLELAASNLANSWAMVTGYSFMVGLSGALETLCGQGYGAKMFRMLGIHLQTSSIISFFFSIVVSFIWWYSDRILILLHQEPEIAREAGVFLKFLIPGLFAYAFLQNIVRFLQAQSIIVPLACFSVASLGVHAGIAYVLVHYTNLGFKGAPLAVSISFWIIFVTLSLYVLFSKRFSHIRPEGLSSEPLQHILSNLKLALPSAGMVCLEYWAFEILVLLAGLMPNSATTTSVVAMCVNTETIAYMISYGLSAAASTRVSNEVGAGNIGKAKQAMAVTLKLAILAALVADTALGFGHNAWANLFSDDADIIRKFGSMTPLLLVSFLFDFIQGILSGVARGCGWQRFAMCINLATFYCIGMPIGALLAFKFNKSYKGLWIGLICGLSCQSSGLLLLTLLRKWGKADQVAKESNKESELQP